The sequence CGCAGTGCGGACAGTGCCGTTCGCCCATGTTGATCTCCACGTAGTTCAGGTCCGGGTTCAGCATATCGCCCGTCTTGGAGATGGCGATGCGCACCGCCTCGTCCGACGATTCGACGTCGTACACCGGTACCGCCGCCTCGACGACGACCCTACAATCCATGGTTACGTGACACTATTGGCGCCCCCATTAAAAATAGGTTGGCCCCGACCGACACGTTTCTCCCCCACCCTCCCCAAACCCGTTCGATGGAGACGGGAACGATACCGACCGCGGAGGTGCCGGGTCCCTTCGACCTCCAGGCGACACTGGAGAGCGGACAGACCTTCCTTTGGACGCGCCGGGACGGCCGGATGTACGAGGCGACGGTCCCCACCGGTGACAACGCCTGGTACCGGACCGTCATCGACGGGGCCGGGGTCGCACTCCGACAGTCGGATGCGGGTCTCGAATGGCGGGCGACCACCGACCCGACGGAGGAACTCCGGGAGCGACTCGGGTTGACCGATGAGATGGCGACGGCCATCGCGGCACTCCCGGACGATGGGCTCACCGGGATGGCGAAGGCCGCATTTCCGGGCCTCCGCGTCGTGAACGAGCCGTTCTTCCCGACGCTCGTCTCGTTCATCCTCTCGGCCCAGATGCGCGTCGAGCGCATCCATGCGCTCGTCCAGACCCTCTCCGAGCGATACGGGACGGCCCATCGGATCGGCGAGGAGGTCGTTCACGCGTTCCCCGAAC is a genomic window of Halanaeroarchaeum sp. HSR-CO containing:
- a CDS encoding DNA-3-methyladenine glycosylase, with the translated sequence METGTIPTAEVPGPFDLQATLESGQTFLWTRRDGRMYEATVPTGDNAWYRTVIDGAGVALRQSDAGLEWRATTDPTEELRERLGLTDEMATAIAALPDDGLTGMAKAAFPGLRVVNEPFFPTLVSFILSAQMRVERIHALVQTLSERYGTAHRIGEEVVHAFPEPADLAAVSEAELRELGLGYRAPYVTATAEMVAEGVLTANDIRGRDYEDARETTTGYVGVGEKVADCVLLFSLGYPDPVPLDTWIRSAIDEHYPDVRGDDYASTSRALRDRLGPYPGVAQTYVFHYLRHRDAIEAPV